A DNA window from Leishmania braziliensis MHOM/BR/75/M2904 complete genome, chromosome 5 contains the following coding sequences:
- a CDS encoding ATPase alpha subunit, whose protein sequence is MRRFVAQHMAPAVARLASTAAASKSAAPGQKSFFKATEMIGYVHSIDGTIATLIPAPGNPGVAYNTIIMIQVSPTTFAAGLVFNLEKDGRIGIILMDNITEVQSGQKVMATGKLLYIPVGTGVLGKVVNPLGHEVPVGLFTRSRALLESEQTLGKVDAGAPNIVSRSPVNYNLLTGFKAVDTMIPIGRGQRELIVGDRQTGKTSIAVSTIINQVRINQQILSKNAVISIYVSIGQRCSNVARIHRLLRSYGALRYTTVMAATAAEPAGLQYLAPYSGVTMGEYFMNRGRHCLCVYDDLSKQAVAYRQISLLLRRPPGREAYPGDVFYLHSRLLERAAMLSPGKGGGSVTALPIVETLSNDVTAYIVTNVISITDGQIYLDTKLFTGGQRPAVNIGLSVSRVGSSAQNVAMKAVAGKLKGILAEYRKLAADSVGGSQVQTVPMIRGARFVALFNQKNPSFFMNALVSLYACLNGYLDDVKVNYAKLYEYLLVNKDLSVMYGTATNKFFYMYVQQLNYVIRFFTLSHPVLNAEVEEMLKQHTHLFLQHYQSKMNAIKTEKEIKALKNLLYSCKRAV, encoded by the coding sequence ATGCGCCGCTTTGTGGCCCAGCACATGGCGCCCGCTGTGGCGCGCCTTGCGTCGACGGCTGCTGCCAGCAAGTCGGCCGCGCCGGGCCAGAAGTCGTTCTTCAAGGCGACGGAGATGATCGGCTACGTGCACTCGATCGACGGCACGATCGCGACGCTGATCCCCGCGCCGGGCAACCCCGGCGTTGCGTACAACACGATCATCATGATCCAGGTGAGCCCGACAACGTTTGCGGCAGGACTCGTGTTCAACCTGGAGAAGGACGGCCGGATCGGCATCATCCTCATGGACAACATCACGGAGGTACAGTCCGGCCAGAAGGTGATGGCGACGGGCAAGCTGCTGTACATCCCCGTGGGCACGGGCGTGCTGGGCAAGGTGGTGAACCCGCTGGGCCACGAGGTGCCGGTGGGGCTGTTCACGCGgtcgcgcgcgctgctggagagcgAGCAGACGCTGGGCAAGGTGGACGCTGGTGCGCCGAACATCGTGTCGCGCTCGCCAGTGAACTACAACCTGCTGACCGGCTTCAAGGCTGTGGACACGATGATCCCGATCGGGCGCGGCCAACGCGAGCTGATCGTGGGTGACCGCCAGACCGGCAAGACGTCGATCGCGGTGTCGACGATCATCAACCAGGTGCGCATCAACCAGCAGATCCTGTCGAAGAACGCGGTCATCTCGATCTACGTGTCGATCGGCCAGCGCTGCTCCAACGTTGCGCGcatccaccgcctgctgcgctCGTACGGCGCGCTGCGCTACACAACGGTGatggctgcgacggcggcggagccTGCGGGCCTGCAGTACCTCGCGCCGTACTCGGGCGTGACGATGGGCGAGTACTTCATGAACCGCGGCCGCCActgtctgtgcgtgtacgACGACCTGTCGAAGCAAGCCGTCGCGTACCGCCAgatctcgctgctgctgcgccgcccgcCGGGCCGCGAGGCGTACCCCGGCGATGTGTTCTACCTGCACTCGCGCCTGCTGGAGCGCGCCGCGATGCTGTCGCCCGGCAAGGGCGGCGGCTCtgtgacggcgctgccgatCGTGGAGACGCTGTCGAACGATGTGACGGCCTACATCGTCACGAACGTCATCTCCATCACGGACGGCCAGATCTACCTGGACACGAAGCTGTTCACCGGCGGCCAGCGCCCGGCCGTGAACATCGGCCTGTCCGTGTCGCGTGTCGGATCGTCCGCGCAGAACGTGGCGATGAAGGCCGTCGCCGGCAAGCTGAAGGGCATCCTCGCGGAGTACCGCAAGCTGGCAGCGGACTCGGTGGGCGGGAGCCAGGTGCAGACGGTGCCGATGATCCGCGGCGCGCGCTTTGTCGCGCTGTTCAACCAGAAGAACCCGTCGTTCTTCATGAACGCGCTTGTGTCGCTGTACGCGTGCCTGAACGGGTACCTGGACGACGTGAAGGTGAACTACGCGAAGTTATACGAGTACCTGCTGGTGAACAAGGACCTGAGCGTGATGTACGGGACGGCGACGAACAAGTTCTTCTACATgtacgtgcagcagctgaactATGTGATCCGCTTCTTCACGCTGAGCCACCCGGTCCTAAacgcggaggtggaggagatgctgaagcagcacacgcatTTGTTCCTGCAGCACTACCAGTCGAAGATGAACGCGATcaagacggagaaggagatCAAGGCACTCAAGAACCTGCTGTACTCGTGCAAGCGCGCCGTCTAG
- a CDS encoding ATPase alpha subunit → MLSPGKGGGSVTALPIVETLSNDVTAYIVTNVISITDGQIYLDTKLFTGGQRPAVNIGLSVSRVGSSAQNVAMKAVAGKLKGILAEYRKLAADSVGGSQVQTVPMIRGARFVALFNQKNPSFFMNALVSLYACLNGYLDDVKVNYAKLYEYLLVNKDLSVMYGTATNKFFYMYVQQLNYVIRFFTLSHPVLNAEVEEMLKQHTHLFLQHYQSKMNAIKTEKEIKALKNLLYSCKRAV, encoded by the coding sequence ATGCTGTCGCCCGGCAAGGGCGGCGGCTCtgtgacggcgctgccgatCGTGGAGACGCTGTCGAACGATGTGACGGCCTACATCGTCACGAACGTCATCTCCATCACGGACGGCCAGATCTACCTGGACACGAAGCTGTTCACCGGCGGCCAGCGCCCGGCCGTGAACATCGGCCTGTCCGTGTCGCGTGTCGGATCGTCCGCGCAGAACGTGGCGATGAAGGCCGTCGCCGGCAAGCTGAAGGGCATCCTCGCGGAGTACCGCAAGCTGGCAGCGGACTCGGTGGGCGGGAGCCAGGTGCAGACGGTGCCGATGATCCGCGGCGCGCGCTTTGTCGCGCTGTTCAACCAGAAGAACCCGTCGTTCTTCATGAACGCGCTTGTGTCGCTGTACGCGTGCCTGAACGGGTACCTGGACGACGTGAAGGTGAACTACGCGAAGTTATACGAGTACCTGCTGGTGAACAAGGACCTGAGCGTGATGTACGGGACGGCGACGAACAAGTTCTTCTACATgtacgtgcagcagctgaactATGTGATCCGCTTCTTCACGCTGAGCCACCCGGTCCTAAacgcggaggtggaggagatgctgaagcagcacacgcatTTGTTCCTGCAGCACTACCAGTCGAAGATGAACGCGATcaagacggagaaggagatCAAGGCACTCAAGAACCTGCTGTACTCGTGCAAGCGCGCCGTCTAG
- a CDS encoding putative protein kinase gives MRSSSPAPARPTGFQRYQRQHKVGEGSYGKVFLCTDVVEGGTVAVKTSQWNSGEEGLSVSSIREVSLLKEIRHPNVVRLLDLFTEEKKLCIVFERMEKDLRSVLSTRQTPIVGRKLKNMMYQLLSALHACHSRRVVHRDIKPGNILVSADEKTVKLADFGMGRAFGLALQSYTYRIATLYYRAPEVLLGDRYYLPSVDMWSMGCVMAELALRRALFRGEGEYSQLITIFGIMGTPNEQVWPGVSRLPHYNAEFPNWVPTSLEKHIPTLDPEGVALLRAMLRYDPQRRITALQAMQHPFFDDVREECEARLQQQQQQQQ, from the coding sequence atgcggagcagcagccccgCCCCGGCGCGGCCGACGGGCTTCCAGCGCTACCAGCGTCAACACAAGGTGGGTGAGGGGTCGTATGGCAAAGTGTTTCTCTGCACCGACGTCGTTGAGGgcggcaccgtcgccgtgAAGACGAGCCAGTGGAACTCCGGTGAAGAGGgtctctccgtctcctcgATTCGCGAGGTGTCGCTCTTGAAGGAGATACGCCACCCGAAcgtggtgcggctgctggacCTCTTCACcgaggagaagaagctcTGCATTGTGTTTGAGCGCATGGAAAAGGACCTGCGCAGCGTGCTCTCCACCCGGCAGACCCCCATTGTCGGCCGGAAGCTAAAGAACATGATGTACCAGCTGCTGAGTGCCCTGCATGCCTGTCACAGCCGCCGTGTCGTGCATCGCGACATCAAGCCTGGCAACATCCTTGTGAGCGCTGACGAGAAGACCGTGAAACTGGCCGACTTCGGTATGGGGCGTGCCTTCGGTCTTGCCCTGCAGAGCTACACCTACCGCATCGCCACGCTCTACTACCGCGCGCCAGAGGTGCTGCTTGGCGACCGCTACTACCTGCCCTCCGTCGACATGTGGTCTATGGGGTGCGTGATGGCCgagctggcgctgcgccgcgcgctGTTCCGCGGCGAGGGCGAGTACTCGCAGCTCATCACCATCTTCGGCATCATGGGGACGCCGAACGAGCAGGTTTGGCCGGGTGTGTCACGTTTGCCGCACTACAACGCCGAGTTTCCCAATTGGGTGCCAACGTCGCTGGAGAAGCACATCCCTACCCTCGACCCGGAGGGGGTAGCGTTGCTGAGGGCGATGCTGCGGTACGACCCACAGCGCCGTATTACCGCACTGCAGGCGATGCAGCACCCCTTCTTCGACGACGTCCGAGAGGAATGCGAGGCGCGAttacaacaacaacagcagcagcagcagtag
- a CDS encoding nuclear receptor binding factor-like protein produces MSKVASAGWRYARCGPIAQVLTYEKFDITPGKDEAVVQMMTAPLHRVDAAVVNGTALGRKRVNMGPFCRIGGCEGVGTVVRSPAAAAATSSPVKEGDTVWVAPLHGTWATNIAVPVTHLHKINPRQAQMAATASNFLVAQQLLDGYARLQKGDIVIQNGGSSLTSLAVSALAKSYGVKVLTAATPGDRFAAAKQRHSKYGSDVFEYNGAGTRAMQAAVGRHGATLYLNGVGGRYFDSLLKCTGPMAHVVTYGAQNGFGLFISGSSLIYNEVTMAGLFAPTYLNSMSYGERQTKLEFVLKAVQEANISYPMVTAPSLEKLPEVWDDVYVKGGRKALVKMAA; encoded by the coding sequence ATGTCCAAGGTGGCTTCCGCTGGTTGGCGCTACGCACGCTGCGGCCCCATTGCTCAGGTGCTCACCTACGAGAAGTTCGACATCACCCCTGGCAAGGATGAAGCGGTGGTGCAGATGATGACGGCGCCCTTGCACCGCGtcgacgctgccgtcgtgaACGGCACGGCGCTGGGCCGCAAGCGCGTTAACATGGGGCCCTTTTGCCGCATCGGAGGGTGCGAAGGCGTAGGCACGGTAGTGCGCtcccccgcagcagcagctgcaacgTCGTCACCGGTGAAGGAGGGCGACACGGTGTGGGTGGCGCCGCTACATGGCACGTGGGCGACGAACATTGCCGTGCCGGTGACACACCTGCATAAGATTAATCCCAGACAAGCGCAGATGGCTGCAACTGCCTCCAACTTCCTCGTAGCCCAGCAGCTACTGGATGGCTATGCCCGGCTGCAGAAGGGCGACATTGTCATCCAGaacggtggcagcagcctcACCTCTCTTGCTGTGTCAGCGTTGGCCAAATCGTACGGGGTGAAGGTGCTGACCGCCGCAACGCCGGGCGATCGCTTCGCGGCTGCCAAGCAGCGACACTCCAAATATGGCTCAGACGTCTTTGAATACAACGGGGCTGGGACACGCGCGATGCAGGCCGCCGTTGGCAGGCACGGCGCGACCCTCTACCTCAATGGCGTCGGCGGCCGCTACTTTGACTCGCTTCTCAAGTGCACCGGCCCGATGGCACACGTCGTCACATACGGCGCGCAGAACGGCTTCGGTCTGTTTATCTCCGGCTCCAGTCTCATCTACAACGAGGTCACCATGGCTGGCTTGTTTGCCCCCACGTACCTGAACTCGATGTCCTACGGCGAGCGTCAGACAAAACTAGAGTTTGTGCTGAAGGCTGTGCAGGAGGCCAACATCTCGTACCCGATGGTGACGGCACCGTCGCTGGAGAAACTACCAGAGGTCTGGGACGACGTGTATGTCAAGGGCGGTCGCAAGGCGCTTGTGAAGATGGCGGCCTGA
- a CDS encoding kinetoplast-associated protein-like protein, producing the protein MSSSSSVAVGPRGSHNVPIEPTQALTMAAVSLPPPLQPSSPSSRLLQEIEETCKLLRAFRSLKERGASRAELADLHTRVKALKAAQQYQQQRDASGYTEVTPPLPTSATSDAAAMAHPSLVRPPGVSLSSAGAHRHAGIALHKGAPGWTAGSSHSSYPPQQQRQRGVEETPATHRDRRLPEGRHHHHRHRHHDARVDQAALSPISTGLLTTVVQAPAAVCSGAGNAVGSGSAGDRSAVARHPRAASPVAASLVRLNSMVFAITLAEAHTRREIAHRWERRWLRHWGNFKEGRIAIALRPPTSAVAALSPPQLQPERWAEAAPMALPSERQQRHQAGLTVATATEGNRIVTTTAAHHIVASSAPVQGWRIGEAFTATTSRLVAEDPPQTSSLSASHRGNDEGHRVARRQEQTTPEVDTSALEGDEVVGTTPPPQPHQQPTAPVTAQYSEANSRAAADAAAAEEAAAARALATQLAEAQAAAAEAEKTRLGKKAAERLAAAVRNVEDDEAAARTGTEWAAAEARERVKLAEVAARRRAKRAREAVQSLVAAEARARATLEDDEAHLMVSHVSAAAAAEAKSRQRAQEAATREAAAKREEEEERRAAAHRAAEAQRQAAADSEAVERRSVEQQWQAAICLSESLLAGWIKNTVAAAPQWTSSKGKRVSEWPTCNESAMEDAQAREAAEAQTRLCEWQQAAERSVAASSAAADAVLEEWVSAAATEAIARQCRAEQAARTAVVWANNEDSVALVASEEEAWQQLLLQHAADVEATHFVVRAAEEEAAASLKEMRVAKEAARAKAFEEAARLQAQQEVTAMADTLFSAVTELSKIIVDGCLAEAAEQMWNRAGVEELQVQQREGIKDNEVLARDDMYGDALDERRGLREEEAAAEVCKRIEVEAVSTTTELARQQQMRGQAAAPCLYLSELSEALLHEFLHDAAATAVATRAAAVTNDRFVEAPPPAALPQEEEGTARAAMEDEQEQQYHQPSPGDATDEPDALTEKAYSNSVDSPDKATVGTAAAAPETVAVTASVPLSPSSSADTTRSAVTATGVSQEHAKERPGLPSPTAFTRIVDDLLSGVLRDAATEARKGGGGAGGTVNMTVTSPTHAAQRTGRHRVAMPDQSDASFASVDSDGSYASSGRTPPQVLQPKPLALPHTAIVSGAAGDGVPQVQPTGGELGDGTGTHVADGTVSFAASPAEVSNADKHSPHRCIVSPLLMPSVSVAIANTTTTTLTASAVGGKGKGRVGGAAGVTPTMPSSSSSHYFSTASSADDDDDDVACSSLTATGAPLPLTLQHHNILSPLLSQRHGGGIDDESCVATTPAGSGAATDTPTAVALAIRSSSSEKSRERQQLQGSAAIGNRDATSDADVRLSAGLMMDRSTMGMTEDLCAFQLDAPLPPPPHGVTGHCAGASVPSGGSLSADAVAATATSLVQRIVCEAALLVASRGRLTKPNTNSDREMSCGTVKVDHTAAPPSLFSSAERHKQNTLGGKSSHKGISAFTSSSAACNSGGVSSFTRVGDDEAHAEEEANLAEISVGLTRADAREATLRVVRSSLPTMAAEGIAGAQAPLTSLPTLVSAVAAPNDFVARLRQPRTEKEAVEHQQNRYLTSRELALVSARYLTSEAAAARVMDVGSTATLSTCAVALALSVGLVRAATLANRRARRRVEEEAGKSDSSSTGTGGGGVLAGEKGSHKLTRGGEAALAVTESPDTPPPSMGGDDADGGTFSTGIIGEAGGGGGDLGMFGPTASSAVGNAAQARSSWAFPSHSPVAPVLPLSSESGKAEDTGMSDGTMALGIRSPSLQSSPSYRLVSKFTAVDDVKGALATSSAQQQTGVLDKLPAEWAAALRGVAERVARDFMDYASRRVLLGQVEGQWNQAHLHTARRIHSDALAGVNVHALFTQELQLRDVALLVYYYVELATNGPRERVEPCCVPAAHGEHNIFGRRSNGAVGDDNGVAAIGSVSNASRKDVTGFSHFNAASTAVLAPPTQLQPPSAFSRHLPQRSSNLLSATTAIHVRRAGLLHLVLEQCVSNVLNDLVGDTVGWLGTACLHAAPSGTALNGAQ; encoded by the coding sequence ATgtcatcatcgtcatcaGTCGCTGTTGGGCCTCGAGGGTCACATAATGTGCCCATCGAGCCTACACAAGCTCTGACTATGGCTGCAGTGTcgctaccaccaccactacagCCATCATCCCCCTCATCACGACTTCTGCAGGAGATCGAGGAAACTTGTAAACTCCTTCGCGCCTTCCGCTCGTTGAAGGAGCGCGGTGCGAGCCGCGCTGAGCTGGCAGACCTTCACACTCGTGTCAAGGCCCTcaaagcggcgcagcagtacCAGCAACAGCGTGATGCCAGCGGATACACGGAGGTGACTCCTCCCCTGCCAACCTCCGCTACCTcagatgcagcagcaatggCGCATCCGTCGTTGGTGCGCCCCCCTGGGGTGTCTTTGTCGTCGGCGGGCGCGCACCGTCACGCAGGAATCGCACTCCACAAGGGAGCCCCTGGGTGGACTGCAGGATCAAGTCATAGCTCGTATccgcctcagcagcagcggcagcggggggtCGAAGAGACGCCCGCTACACATCGCGACAGACGGCTACCTGAAGGCAGGCAtcatcatcaccgccaccgccaccatgATGCCCGTGTGGACCAGGCGGCATTGTCGCCCATCTCTACGGGCCTATTAACTACCGTGGTACAGGCTCCAGCGGCAgtgtgcagcggcgccggtaacgccgtcggcagcggcagcgctggcgatCGCAGTGCAGTGGCACGGCACCCACGCGCGGCGTCGCCAGTGGCCGCCTCCCTCGTGCGACTCAACTCGATGGTGTTTGCCATCACGCTCgcggaggcgcacacgcggcGTGAGATCGCACACCGATGGGAACGCCGGTGGCTGCGGCACTGGGGGAACTTCAAGGAAGGGCGCATCGCCATAGCCCTGCGTCCCCCCACTAGTGCAgttgctgcgctgtcgcccccgcagctgcagccggaGAGGTGGGCGGAGGCTGCCCCGATGGCCTTACCTAGtgaacggcagcagcggcaccaggCGGGGTTGACTGTAGCGACAGCTACGGAGGGGAACCGCATCGTgaccaccactgcagccCACCACATTGTGGCTTCGTCTGCACCAGTGCAAGGCTGGCGCATTGGGGAGGCGTTCACGGCTACAACGAGCCGTCTCGTGGCGGAGGACCCTCCACAGACATCGTCGCTCTCCGCCAGTCACCGCGGCAACGACGAGGGGCACCGCGTCGCTCGCCGACAAGAGCAAACGACCCCTGAAGTGGACACCTCCGCTCTTGAAGGGGACGAGGTGGTGGGGACaacccctcctccacagcctCACCAACAGCCAACCGCTCCGGTAACAGCGCAATATTCAGAGGCAAActcacgcgctgctgctgatgcagccgctgccgaggaggcggctgccgcaCGCGCCTTGGCGACTCAGCTGGCTGAAGCacaagcggcagcggccgagGCCGAGAAGACACGTCTGGGAAAAAAAGCAGCGGAGcgactcgctgctgcagtgaggAATGTTGAGGACGACGAAGCGGCCGCGCGCACAGGGACGGAGTGGgctgcggcagaggcgcgGGAGCGTGTGAAACTGGCTGAAGTCGCAGCGCGCCGAAGAGCTAAAAGGGCGAGGGAAGCCGTCCAGTCGCTCGTGGCCGCTGAAGCAAGGGCCCGTGCCACCCtcgaagacgacgaggccCACTTGATGGTTTCACATgtgtcagcagcagcagcagcagaggcaaaATCTCGGCAGCGAGCGCAGGAGGCAGCCACACGAGAAGCGGCcgccaagagagaggaagaggaagagcggagGGCGGCTGCGCATCGTGCGGCCGAGGCACAACGgcaagctgcagcagacTCCGAGGCTGTGGAGCGGCGTTCTGTGGAACAACAGTGGCAAGCAGCCATCTGTCTCTCCGAGTCGCTCCTGGCAGGCTGGATCAAGAATActgttgcagcagctccgcagtGGACTTCCTCGAAGGGCAAACGTGTGTCCGAATGGCCAACGTGCAATGAGTCAGCGATGGAGGATGCACAagcaagagaggcagcggaaGCGCAGACTCGCTTGTGTGAGTGGCAGCAAGCAGCAGAGCGCTCCGTTGCCGCatccagcgcagcagcggatgcTGTGCTTGAAGAATGGgtcagtgcagcagcaacggaaGCCATCGCACGACAATGTCGAGCCGAGCAGGCGGCACGCACCGCGGTCGTATGGGCCAACAACGAAGACAGCGTTGCACTGGTGGCTTcggaagaggaggcgtggcagcagctgctgctgcagcacgcagcgGATGTTGAGGCAACGCACTTTGTAGTTCgtgctgccgaggaggaagcTGCCGCCAGTCTGAAAGAGATGAGGGTGGCTAAAGAAGCAGCACGCGCCAAGGCCTTCGAGGAGGCCGCACGtttgcaggcgcagcaggaggtgaCCGCTATGGCAGATACGCTCTTCTCCGCCGTCACTGAGCTCTCGAAAATTATTGTAGACGGCTGTCTagccgaagcagcagagcagaTGTGGAATAGAGCAGGCGTGGAGGAGTTGCAGGTGCAACAGCGCGAGGGGATCAAAGACAACGAGGTGCTGGCGCGAGATGACATGTACGGCGACGCGCTTGATGAACGGAGGGGACTgcgcgaagaggaggcagccgcagaggTCTGCAAACGCATTGAAGTCGAGGCTGTATCTACCACGACGGAGCtggcgcgccagcagcagatgCGTGGGCAAGCGGCTGCGCCGTGCCTTTATCTGTCAGAGCTGAGtgaagcactgctgcacgAGTTCCTGCacgatgccgctgcgacggcggtggctaCACGTGCGGCAGCCGTCACGAACGACCGCTTTGTCgaagcgccaccgccagctgctTTGCcgcaagaggaagagggcacaGCGCGCGCAGCCATGGAAGACGAAcaggagcagcagtaccACCAGCCGTCTCCCGGCGACGCTACTGATGAGCCTGACGCTCTCACAGAAAAGGCGTACTCGAACAGCGTCGACAGCCCTGACAAGGCTACCGTAGggactgcagcagccgcaccggAAACCGTGGCCGTGACAGCATCAGTGCCTctctcgccgtcgtcctctGCGGACACGACGCGGAGTGCTGTCACGGCCACGGGTGTATCGCAGGAACATGCGAAGGAGAGGCCAGGGCTGCCATCGCCCACCGCCTTTACTCGCATCGTCGATGACCTCCTCTCTGGTGTCCTCCGCGACGCTGCCACGGAGGCGCGGAagggcggcggaggcgctggcggcacGGTCAACATGACAGTCACGAGCCCAACTcacgcagcgcagaggaCTGGGAGGCACCGTGTGGCTATGCCCGACCAGTCAGACGCATCCTTTGCGTCAGTTGACAGCGACGGCTCTTACGCAAGTTCAGGGCGCACCCCACcacaggtgctgcagccaaAACCGCTGGCTCTACCGCACACCGCCATCGtcagtggcgctgccggtgaCGGTGTGCCACAAGTGCAGCCCACAGGGGGCGAACTCGGCGATGGTACAGGGACTCATGTAGCTGACGGAACCGTCAGCTTCGCAGCCTCCCCAGCTGAGGTCTCGAACGCTGACAAACACTCTCCGCACCGGTGCATCGTCTCACCTCTGTTGATGCCATCAGTCAGCGTCGCCATCgcaaacaccaccaccaccacgttGACAGCTTCAGCAGTGGGAGGTAAAGGAAAAGGCCGTGTTGGGGGTGCCGCCGGCGTGACCCCCACGatgccgtcgtcgtcatcgtcgcaCTACTTCTCCACGGCATCTTCGgccgacgatgacgacgatgacgtaGCCTGCAGCtccctcaccgccaccggGGCGCCGCTACCGCTCACCCTGCAACACCACAACATTTTGTCCCCGCTACTTTCTCAGCGCCACGGTGGCGGCATCGATGATGAAAGCTGCGTGGCGACCACGCCTGCcggcagtggtgctgcgACTGACACTCCGACGGCTGTGGCGCTGGCTATTCGGTCCTCGTCATCGGAGAAGAGTAGAGAAAGACAACAGCTTCAAGGAAGCGCTGCGATCGGCAACCGCGACGCCACCTCCGACGCAGATGTAAGGCTGTCTGCGGGGCTAATGATGGACAGGAGCACCATGGGGATGACAGAGGACTTGTGCGCTTTTCAGCTCGACGCACCcctaccgccaccgccacacgGCGTGACCGGACACTGCGCAGGAGCAAGTGTCCCCAGTGGTGGTTCACTTTCAGCAgacgccgtggcggcgacggcaaccTCTCTCGTGCAGCGCATAGTTTGCGAGGCCGCCCTCCTCGTTGCCTCTCGGGGACGGTTGACAAAGCCAAACACCAACAGCGATCGCGAGATGTCTTGCGGCACCGTCAAGGTCGATcacacagcggcaccgccgtctctcttctccagcgcTGAGCGCCACAAGCAGAACACACTGGGAGGCAAGAGCAGCCACAAGGGAATCAGTGCCttcacgagcagcagcgccgcttgcAATAGTGGTGGGGTGTCCTCGTTTACTCGCGTCGGGGATGACGAGGCCcatgcggaggaggaggccaaCTTGGCTGAAATCAGCGTGGGGCTCACGCGTGCCGACGCCCGGGAGGCCACCCTGCGTGTCGTTCGGTCATCGTTACCGACTATGGCGGCGGAAGGCATCGCTGGTGCACAAGCGCCTCTCACGAGCCTGCCGACCCTCGTTTCCGCTGTGGCAGCACCGAACGACTTCGTGGCTCGGCTTCGGCAGCCAAGgacagagaaggaggcggtggagcatCAACAGAATCGCTACCTCACAAGTCGCGAGCTGGCACTAGTCTCGGCACGCTACTTAACGTCAgaggcggctgcagcgcgtgtGATGGACGTCggctccaccgccaccctctcGACTTGTGCCGTTGCGCTAGCGCTGTCAGTGGGActcgtgcgcgccgccacacTGGCAAATcgacgcgcgcgccgccgcgtggaggaggaggcagggaAGAGTGACTCGAGCAGCACTGGCACggggggtggcggtgtgcTCGCGGGAGAGAAGGGCTCGCACAAGTTGACCCGAGGCGGTGAGGCCGCCTTAGCAGTGACAGAGAGCCCAGACACACCGCCCCCGTCGATGGGCGGCGATGATGCGGATGGTGGCACATTCTCGACCGGAATCATCGGCGaggcaggtggcggcggcggtgacctCGGCATGTTCGGGCCTACCGCCTCGAGTGCTGTAGGCAATGCTGCGCAAGCGAGAAGCAGCTGGGCATTTCCATCCCACTCCCCTGTTGCACCCGTGTTGCCCCTGTCTTCAGAGAGCGGAAAGGCCGAGGACACGGGCATGAGTGACGGTACCATGGCTCTAGGAATCCGGTCCCCGTCATTGCAGTCGTCACCGTCGTACAGGTTAGTCTCAAAATTCACGGCTGTTGATGACGTTAAAGGCGCGCTCGCGACGAGTTCAGCGCAACAGCAGACTGGAGTGCTCGATAAGCTACCAGCGGAGTgggccgccgcgctgcgtggTGTGGCCGAGCGGGTCGCGCGCGACTTCATGGACTATGCCTCCCGTCGCGTGCTGCTCGGCCAGGTTGAGGGCCAGTGGAACCAAGCCCACCTGCACACTGCGCGGCGCATCCACAGCGACGCCCTCGCGGGCGTCAACGTGCATGCGCTCTTCACGCAAGAGCTGCAGTTGCGCGATGTGGCACTCCTGGTCTACTACTATGTCGAGCTGGCGACCAACGGACCGCGTGAGCGTGTCGAGCCGTGCTGCGTCCCTGCCGCACATGGCGAGCACAACATCTTTGGTCGCCGCAGCAACGGTGCTGTCGGCGACGATAATGGCGTCGCGGCGATTGGCAGCGTCAGCAACGCAAGCCGCAAGGATGTTACTGGCTTCAGCCATTTCAATGCCGCATCGACGGCGGTGCTTGCGCCACCGACGCAACTCCAGCCCCCTTCCGCCTTCTCCCGCCACCTTCCCCAGCGCTCCAGCAACCTCCTCTCTGCGACCACGGCCATACACGTGCGTCGCGCCGGGCTACTGCATCTCGTGCTGGAGCAGTGTGTGTCAAACGTTCTGAATGACCTCGTCGGGGACACGGTGGGCTGGCTCGGGACAGCCTGCctgcacgcagcgccgtccgGTACCGCTTTAAATGGCGCGCagtag